The genomic region AAAAAATAGGCACCAGTGACAATGATGGTAAGAGCTTCAGACACATACCCGTTAGCGATTACGTAGAAGCTAGGGAAATTGAAGAACAGCAGAATTCACAAAATAAAATTGCTGTAGTTTATGCAGAGGGAGAGATAGTAGATGGCGAGGGAGAAGGTTCCCAAATAGGAGGCGATCGCTATGCTAAGATACTCCGCAAAATTCGCCAAGATCAAGACATTAAATCCGTAGTTTTGAGAATTAATAGTCCTGGGGGTAGTGCAACAGCTTCAGAAATTATAGAACGAGAAATTCAATTAACCAAGCAAGTCAAACCAGTAATTGTTTCCATGGGTGATGTAGCAGCGTCAGGGGGGTATTGGATTGCTAGTAATTCCGATCATATTTTTGCCGAACCTGGAACTCTTACAGGTTCAATAGGTGTATTTGGTGTGTTATTAAACGGTCAAAAATTGGCCAATAATAATGGTATTACTTGGGACACAGTAAAAACTAGCGAATTTGCGGATAGCCAAACTGTTTCCCGTCCCAAATCACCACAGGAACTGGCAATTTATCAACGCAGTGTCAACCGAATTTATAATATGTTTATCAATAAAGTTGTTCAGGGTAGAAAACTTCCCCAAACAAAAGTAGGAGAAATTGCACAAGGGAGAGTTTGGTCAGGTGCGACAGCAAAACAAATTGGTTTAGTGGATGAGATTGGCGGATTAAATATTGCCATTGAATATGCAGCTAAGAAAGCAAAATTAGGTAAAGATTGGCAAGTGGAAGAGTATCCAGAAGTAACCACTTTGGGAGAGCGTTTTTTTGGCAGAAAACTTAAAGAAGCAATAATAGGGATGCACAACTGGGACATAAGTCAAACTAATCCACTCATAGCAGAATTGGAAAAAGTACGAAAAGAATCAACAATCTTTCGCATCATGAATGACCCACAGGGAATTTATGCTCGTCTCCCTTTCAACTTTAACATTGATTAGCAAAAAAGGATTCCCTAGGGAATCCTTTAACCTTAAAAATTATAATTGCGATCGCCTATCCACATACTGGTAGGGATAGCGTTACCTTGAGAATCAACCTTTACTCTCACAAGTATTGATCTTCTCCTAGCACGTTGATTTTGCCGTGCTTGGAATAAGTCATAATCGATTTGTTCTCTTTGTGCTTGAGAAACATAGTAATTTTCCAATCCGTAATTAATTGACCCATTTTGATAATTACCCTTTAAAGCTACCTGATTATTGGATAAATACATAGGAAGATCAGAACTAATACTCACGGGTTTCCAAGCTAGAGGAACAGTAGAGTTAAGGTTACCAACATTAGGGCGATCGCTAGTGAATCTATCATCAAATGGACTATTAAATTGACGGTTTAATGACCGTTGCTCCTGTAAAATCACATATAAAGTACTACCTTGGATAATTCTGCCATTTCTCCGAGAATTTTGTCTCACCCAGTCTCTCCAACCGGGTAATCTTCTCAAGGTTTGGGGACGAGAGATATTATAATCAAAAGATAAAGCAGATCCTTCTAATAGGTTAGAAACATCAGTGGGTAAGGTTTGCAAAATCACCGACTTACCAGCCATTTCTGTATAAACTGCTTGACTGGGAACCCCTAAAATCAAACCCACTTGTACTAGGAGAGGAGCAACCAATCTCCAAAATGGTAGAGGTTGATTAGCTTTTTCTTCCGTAGCAATTAAATAATCACGAAAAGTCAGCTTTTCAGAAAACTCCTTTTCTGGAGTCGAGGTTTTATTTTTTTCCGGTGTGTTATTTGTCATGGTAAGTTAGTTGAATTGACTATTTTTTCACTGTGCGTTCCTGTAATCTCCCTTCAAACCAAAGACCAGCAGAAATCAAACCAGATCCACAGATTACGAATACTAAGGATCTAAATAATAAGTCGGTGTCGTACTCTAAGATACGACTGATAATTTGCAAGATTAATAACATCATGCCACACCAAAAAGCAGTTCTGCTACTCAACTTTAATCCTTCTTGAATTAATCCCCAGGATAAAGTAAACAACAGAGAATTAAAAATGAAAATTCCCAATTCTGTAATTCGACCAATACCCTGATGCCAAAAGGGAATGATCACAATGAAACCTAAAAAAATGCCAATTACAGTTAAAGTGAAAAATGCTTCTCGACGGTTAGGATTATTGCGATGACGAAAGAGAAATAACCATTGAATAAATACCAAACCACCAATAATTCCTAAATCAATAATAGATAAATATTGAAACCCGGTGGAGAGATTATTGAAGGAACTAGAGAAATTGTCCAATTCCAAGGATTGCCATTGCCAACGAAAGGATAAAAGGTAAAATACCACAGCAAAACAACCTAGGGCAAAATGGCGAGCTATTCCTTGAAATAACCGGTAGTTTACCGTGGGAAACAGTAAATCATCATAACTCCAAAATAGGGCGGGTGGTAATGCTAAAGCAAAAGAAGCTACCCACGGAAAAACATCTGAAGAAGTTAATAGTGGTAAAGGTTGAAGATTATATTGCAGGGAAAACGTAAAGGCGATCGCTGCTAGGATAAAAATTATCCGTGAACGACAAATATAAGCTAATGGAACAAATAACACCCAGGAAATTAAAGGGGTATGTCGAACAGCTAATTGATCCCAATTTAAATTACCACCAGTTACAGAAAATTCTCCAAGTCCCAACCAATAGCCAATTTGTAATAGCAAAATAGCCAAAATTCCTAAGGAATTAATACAAAGGCTATAGGCCATTATCAAAACACCAAAACCCCAGGCTAAAAACAACTGTGTGGGTGAACCACTAATATTAAATATTTCCGCCATCAAGACTAATGTTGCTCCTAAGATTAGGCTACTCAGTAGCAGTAAACCTTCCCCTAAAAAGCGTTTACCAGGTTTAGATTTTTTCTCTTCTCCCTTTTTTTCCCGACCTAGGGTTGGTTCTCTCCAAGTGAAAAATCCAGTAATAGCAGTGGATAAAAATAGACTCATTAACAAGATAAATTTCACTTCCCTGGACCAGGTTTGCCAATTTGCTGCTAGGAAAATAACTATACCCAAAATCAGCAATAAACCACCAAAAGCAATAGCTATCAACCCAGAACTTTCTTTAGCAGATCCTTCTATTTTTTTAAATTGATGACGATCGGCAATTTGTTCATACTGGGAAGAACTGATAATTCCTTCATCGCGCCAACGTTGTGCTTCTTGGCGTAACTGTCGCGCAAAGTTATCTAAAATCATGACCTCTGTACTAGGGGTGAGTTTGACAAGAATACCCAGAGATTTACCCCTAATCAAGCACAGTTCACCACATAAAGAGAACCTACACTATACAATCAAACCATTGTGTTAGACTAGTATGCAGTCAATCACCCTAGTGATATTGTTCTGGTGTAACAGTTTATCAATTTTATGCCTGTGTACACTAGCAGTGACCTAACTCTTGTGAGCAGCAATGGGCATTCTCCAACCCGTACCAAAAGCTCTATCGGTAATTTTCAGTCCCGGTGCTGCTTGTCGACGCTTAAATTCCGATCCAGCAACTAGCTTGATTACCCGATTTACAGTCCCTAAATCATGACCTCCAGCTATTATTTCCTCTACTGATTGATGTTGATTGATTAAACGCTGTAGAATATCATCCAGAATATTATATGGTGGTAAGGAGTCTTGATCAGTTTGACCAGGCTTGAGTTCTGCACTGGGAGGCTTGGTCAAAATGTTTTGGGGAATAACCTCTTGTTGATTTTGACCATTCAACCAATTACAAATAGAATAAACGCGGGTTTTTGGCACGTCCGCAATTACTGCTAAACCTCCATTCATATCACCATAAAGGGTGCAGTAACCAACAGCAATTTCTGATTTATTACCGGTGGATAAAAGCAGGTGACCAAATTTATTGGATATTGCCATCAATAGAATACCTCGAATACGAGACTGAATATTTTCTTCAGCAATTCCAAATTCTGTACCTGTAAATAATTCAAATAAGGTATGGTCAAAACTTTTCATTAATTCACCAATGGGCAAAATTTGGGTTTTAATCCCTAAATTCTGCCCTAATTTGAGAGCATCGCTAACAGAATGTTGGGAACTATAGGGTGAAGGCATTAACACGCCTAAAACATTTTCTTTGCCCAATGCAGCAGTAGCAATAGCAGCAACTAAGGCTGAATCTATACCACCACTTAAACCTAAAATCACTTGAGAAAACCGACATTTTTGCACATAATCCTTCACCCCCAAAACTAAAGCGTGCCAGATTTCCTCATCCTCTGATTCATAGATGGGAATAATCGGATTTTGGTCTGAGTCGGAAGCCAATTCCACCTCTTTTGTATGTTGATTGAATTCTACTATGAGAAAATCTGGAGTAAAACCATGACCTCGATATAGAATTTCACCTTGGGAGTTGACAGCAAAACTATAACCATCAAATATTAAATCATCATTACCACCAACTTGATTAGTGTAAATTATAGGTTGCTGAAAGTTTACAGCGGTATGTCTTAACATTGCTTCTCTGGTTTTCTGTTTACCAACTGTATAAGGAGAAGCAGATAAGTTGACTATTAAATCTACCCCCACAACCGATAAATCAACAATGGGATTTACCGCGTAACACTTTTTGCCCCAAAATTCTTCATCATTCCATAAATCTTCACATATAGTCACACCAATGTTAACACCATCTAATGTAAAGTAGTTGGGGTTTAACCCAGGCTCAAAGTACCGTTTTTCGTCAAAAACATCGTAGGTAGGTAATAGTCTTTTGTGAAAATATTGTTGAATTTTCCCCTTTTCTAACCAAGCAACACTATTAAATAAATTTTTCCCCCCCCTAATGTGATGTTCTCCATTCCGAACCACAGTTCCTACCAAAACTGCTAGGTGAGTTGGTAAATTTTGAGCTAGTTCTTGTAAGCTCATATCCATGGCTTCCACAAATCCAGGATTTAACAGTAAATCTCTTGGTGGATAGCCACATAAAGAAAGTTCTGGTGTTAATAATAAACGTACATCATTTGCTTGCTGTGCAGTTTCTAGGATTTTTTGACAATTTCCTTTTACGTCACCAATAATGGGATTTAGTTGGGCAATGGCTATTTTCATAGTGGTAATTTCAGTAATATAAACCTGGTAGTTAAAAATCTAAATCAATACTAAATAAATACTAATGGTTTATCCTTAAATGGTGCAAACGCTTGGGCATCAAACTTATATAAACTTGCAGGACGACCAGCTCCCCTACAAACCTTACTTCCCGTATCTAATAAAAAACCGAGTTTTAACAACCGGGCTCTAAAATTAGAATAATCAGAAAAGTTTTCTCCTAAAACTGTTGCGTATAACTGATATAACTCATTAAGGGTAAAGTTTTCTGGTAATACGTCAAACGCTACCGGACTATATTCTAATTTATTTTTCAGTCTTTTGTGCCCATAGTTAATTATTTGATCGTGATCAAAGGCCAATTCTGGTATTTTTTTCACGGGATGCCATGCAGTACCAGCAACCTTATTCGTGATTAATTCTGCTTCTTCAAATCTCACTAAAGCAAAATAACTTACTGACAAATAACGCACCCCATAACTGTTGCTTTTTTCCCTAGGATCCCGATGTGGACCGCCAAAGGTGTATAGTTGATCTAAGTATAAATTACTTACCCTAATTTTTTCTGCCATAATTCTGTAAGCAGCATCCTCCAGGGATTCACCCTGACGCACCAAAGTACCAGGGAGACTCCAGAAATTCAAAAATGGCTCTTGTTGTCGCATCACCAGTAAAACCAACAGACGATTTCTCGCAGTATCTACGGAGAAAATCACATTATCAACACCTACCTTAAAATTCGCTAAGGTCCCTTTAGATATGGAATTTGTACAACTTGTCTGATTACTTAATAGCATTAAATGTATAACCTCTCACGATTAATATAGGCAATTACGGGAGCTGTGAGAGTTTGTAGATTTTTTTGTTGACGAAAATTAGTTGATGACACATTTAAACCTTTAGTACTAGCGATCGCCATTTTTCCCCCTAATTGTCTAATTTTATGTAGACTAGCATCTTCTATAATATATCCAGGTCGAGGAATCACCAATAATTGGACTTGTTGTAGCAAATCACTAATTCTATACCACCTCGGTAATTGGTTAACTAGATCAGAACCAATTACTAAAGTATACTTCACATCATCTCCCCATTTTAATTTTGCCCTTTCTAGGGTTTCTAAGGTGCGCCAACTACTCAATTCCTGTGCTAAAATAATATTATTTAATTTATCTAATGGAGGCTCAATATCAGAAATTAACAACTGTAACATAGCAGCACGATGTCCTAGGGGTGTCTGCTGTTCTTTAATAGGGTTATCCGCCGCCCAAACCGCTACCCAATCATAATTTTCACATAGCCATTTGATAATTTTTTGATGTCCAGCTGTGGGTGGATCTGCACTTGTGCCAAATAATGCGATATTCATAAATTTAAGGTACGATATCTAATAAATAGGTCTCTACAATTTGGATTTGCTGTAAATGAGATTCAGCTTTCAACAGCGTTTATCGGTAAATACAAACATAACCTTGAGGTAAACGGATTATTAGCTGATAAAGGTCGGTCAGCAAGCTATAATCTTGAGAGTACAGATTTAATTCTCGATTCCCATAACCATAATCTGTATTGATAAAGGTGGTCATATGCGCATGTAAATGTTGACAAAATTCCCCGATTTGGCTCAGTTGTTTATGGTAGCTTTCACCATAAATAATGTCAAGTCCCCAGTTGTTAACAGGTCACCGAGAATGGATTGGAGTAGGTTTTAAATGGTAAATACTATGACGACAAATACTGGTAGAAAAACATTGGAAAAACCCTGGTTAAAAAAGGTTCCAGCCAAAAGATTTGCTTGGACTGGAGTATTAGTAGCCACGATGATTATGCTACCAGAAATTGTGGGTAGTCCAGTCTTGGCACAAAAAATTGGGCGTAGTAATTCTTTATCTTACGGACAGCTACTACAGAAAACTAAAGCAGGCCAGGTTAAAAGAGTAGAAATTGATGAAGGTGAACAAATAGCTAAGGTATATTTGGTCAGTCATAAACCTGGTACAGCGCCCATATCAGTGAGACTGTTAGATCAAAATAGTGAGTTAATCAGTAAACTCAAGGAGAAAAAAGTTGAGTTCGGTGAGATTTCCACAGCTAGTAGCAGAGCAACCATTGGTTTACTAATCAACTTGATGTGGATTTTGCCACTGTTAGCCTTGATTATGTTATTGCTGCGACGTTCTGCTAGTAGTTCCAACCAGGCATTGAATTTTGGCAGATCTCGGGCCCGGTTTCAAATGGAGGCTAAAACCGGGGTGAAATTTGATGATGTAGCTGGAATTACTGAGGCTAAGGAAGAACTACAGGAAGTAGTGACATTTTTACAACAACCGGAAAAATTTACTGCTGTGGGGGCAAAAATTCCCAAGGGTGTACTATTGGTTGGACCACCGGGAACTGGTAAGACCTTATTGGCAAAAGCCATTGCTGGGGAAGCATCTGTGCCATTTTTCAGCATTTCTGGCTCGGAATTTGTGGAAATGTTTGTGGGTGTGGGCGCTTCCCGGGTGCGAGACCTGTTTAAAAAGGCTAAGGAAAATGCTCCCTGTATTATCTTTATTGATGAGATTGATGCTGTGGGTAGACAGAGAGGAGCAGGTATTGGTGGTGGTAATGATGAAAGAGAGCAAACCCTAAATCAGTTGCTAACGGAAATGGATGGTTTTGAAGGCAATAATGGGATTATTATTATTGCTGCTACGAACCGTCCAGATGTGTTGGATTCTGCCTTGTTACGTCCCGGTCGTTTTGATAGACAGGTAATTGTAGATGCGCCAGATCTAAAGGGACGTTTAGATATATTGGCAGTCCACGCTCGAAATAAGAAATTAGACCCCACCATTTCCTTAGAGGAAATTGCCCAACGCACCCCTGGTTTTACCGGTGCAGACCTGGCTAATCTGCTCAATGAAGCAGCTATTTTGACAGCTAGACGGCGCAAGGAAGAAATTTCTATGCTGGAAATTAATGATGCGGTGGACCGGGTTGTAGCTGGTATGGAAGGTACGGCTTTAGTTGATGGCAAAAGTAAACGTTTAATTGCCTATCATGAGGTGGGTCATGCCTTGATTGGTACATTAGTTAAAGATCATGATCCTGTACAAAAAGTTACTTTGATACCAAGGGGACAAGCTTTGGGTCTAACTTGGTTTACACCTAATGAAGACCAGGGTTTAGTATCTCGCTCTCAAATGTTAGCTCGCATTATGGGAGCTTTAGGGGGGCGTGCTGCGGAAGAAATTGTCTTTGGCAAAGCGGAAGTAACTACTGGTGCAGGTAATGACTTACAACAGGTGACAACTATGGCTAGACAAATGGTGACCCGATTTGGCATGTCCGATCTGGGTTTGTTATCTCTCGAAAGTCCCAGTCAAGAAATATTTTTGGGGAGAGACTGGGGAATGAAATCGGATTATTCTGAGCAAATTGCTGCCAAAATTGATGTTCAGGTCAGAGATATTGTTAGTACCTGTTATGCCAAAGTAAAAGAACTGCTGCAGGAAAATCGCATGACTATGGACCGCTTAGTTGAAATGCTGATGGTGGAAGAAACCATTGATGGAGATTTATTCCGTAATATTGTTGAAGAAAATAAGTTTGATAAAATACCAGTAGCTCTATAATACAGGCGATCGCATGGACCACCAGGCGATCGCCGTATTTATTGTACAATTCTTAGGGAAAATAAACATTCAAACACAGAGACGTTAAGGTGAACGTCTCCGTGAGTGTGGCAGTATCGAGTACATTTAACCTAGGTTAATATCAGTGTTTGATCTGTTTGGCAGTAATTGTATCCTATCTTGGCCTCTCGGGATAATCCGCATCGACGAGATGTAAATCATTCGGCTGAACAAGGTCAAAGCGATACAAGGAATAGAGTTGCAGTTTTTGTTGAGTCATAGGTTTAGCACCAAAATGTTTCTTACATTAAGTTGTTATCTACCTTTTCTCATCTTTCCTCTCCCATCCGGAGTAATTACTAAAAATTATGAAAAATTATGCGATCCTGACATGAAAGAGTTTTTGTGCTGGTACCACACACCTGAGCATAGGATTTCATCTCTAATGAGTTGCGTTGGATTTCCCTCAGTCATGTTTTTAAATAGCACTGTAAATGCACCAGCACCCAAACCCTCCTGGGGAAACATTCGATAACAGGGAATAGTGGTTAAATTAGACCTGTAGGGAGAAAGAGGACTAACTTCTACAGGTTTAAATTGGGGAAATCGCTCTAGAAACCATGTACAAACTTGTTCATTTTCTTCTGGAGAGTAGGTGCAAGTCATATAAACTAAATAACCTTGGGGAGCAACAATCCCAGCGGAATTAGCAATAATTCGTTTCTGACGATTGGCATTTTTATTAATTACTGTCTGGTGAAAACATCCGGGAGCTTTCTCTCTCTTTGCTAGTAAGGACTGACCGCTACAAGGTGCATCAACTATAACTAAACTCATAGATTGTTTCAGCATTTGAGCTAAAACGCTAGTATCTCGATTAAGTACGCAACCAGGTTGAATTTGACAACGCTTTAAATTAGATATTAGCATTCCTAGTCGTTTACCAATTAATTCGTTACTAAAAATTAAATCCGGTTGTAATGCTTTCCACGCAAAGATACTTTTACCTCCAGGTGCGGCACATACATCTAATACTAAAGGAATAGGTTGCTTTATAGTTAATAATACAGATGCTGCAAATATAGAAGAAAAGTCTAAACAGTAAAAAGCTCCTGCTTGATGGAGAGCATGTTGACCAGGTCTTTCCCCCACTTGTAGACGATCTACAAATTTGGGTTGCCATGATGTTGGTGTCTCCGTGGTGAATGGCGGTGTTTCTGGAAGATTTTGACACCAAAGGATAGAAGGTGAAAAGGGTTGGGGATGAACTAAAGCTGCTATAAATTTTGCCTCTTCATCAGGGTTATCAAATAAACGATGGGCAAGTTTTAGTAATAAATTAGAAGGTTGTTCCATTCTCTATTCAGCAATAATATGTAAATCAATATTTTGATTGCGAATCAAGTCTACAAGTCGCTGGGTAAAAGAGCCTTTAAACCATCTTTGCCAGCGAGGTTGTTGGCTTTCACCAATGACAATTTGGGTAATGTGATACTTAGCCGCGATTCGAGCAATTTCTCGAGCAACATTTTGACTTTTGACATGCAAAAATTCACCCCCAAATTCCCTACATAATTTCTCACAAGTATCAATATGACCAGCTTCTTTCTTACTGAGGAATTGCTCCGGATCTGACACAAAAATCCCATATAGTTTTGCATTCATGTAATTAGCAATGCGGGCACCTCGACGGAGTAACTGTAGTGAATTAGAATAAGTAGAAACACAAACTAGGACCCGTTCATGAATATTACAACTAGATGGTTCCAGACTAGAAGTGTTTGCTTCTTCTTCAACCGTATCCGCTACTTCCCGCAAAGACAACTCTCGTAGAGCTATCAAATTGCGACGCTGGAAAAAATTTTTCAAAGACTGCTCAACTTGAGTCCGGGGGTAAATTTTCCCTTCACGCAATCGTTCCTCCAAAGTTTCTGGAGTAATATCAATCACCACAACCGCATCAGCTTCATCAAGCAGGCGATCTGGAATCCTTTCTCTGACCACAATACCAGTAATTCTCGCCACTATGTCATTTAAACTTTCTATGTGCTGAATATTAACCGTGGAGTAAACATCAATTCCACTCTCTAAAATTACCTCCACATCCTGATATCGTTTTTCCCGTGGAGATCCGGGGATGTTAGTATGGGCCAGTTCATCAATTAAAACTAACTGGGGAGAGCGATCCAATATGGCATCTGTATCCATTTCTGTAAGAGTTATGTTCTCCTTGACCATGACCTTTTTAGGAATCATTTCCAGTCCAGTGGCTTTTTGAGCAGTCTCTTTGCGTCCATGAGTTTCTAAAATGCCAATAATGACATCAATTCCCTCCTGTTTGAGTTGATGTGCTTCCTCCAGCATTTTATAAGTTTTACCCACACCGGGAGCCATACCAATAAAGATTTTATGTTTTCCTCGTCGGTGAGGGGTAGCATAATAACTATCAGGATCTTGTGTAGTTGGCATAATACACCTTGGATTCACCCGATCCTAATATACTCTAATATCTAAAGATTGCTGCTATTTTCGTTCCTCTAGGCATGTCTTTAGCCTTTAAGGTATAAACATTGCCACCGTTTAACATAGTATGTATAGCGGCAAAATCTAACATGTCCTGATCATATACCTCGCGTTTTGTGTGTAAATCTACACTCATATTTTCGGGATGGAATTTTCCCCACTTTTGATCATCTATAGAAACTAATAGGGAATCTACCCGGCGAAAATAAGCCGCACTGACAATTTCTTTCACATCACTGGTAGCCATATTACTACCTTCCCCCGCTAATTGCTCGTACAGTCCTAGGGTAGCTATTGTATCTTGTTGAAATAGGGGAGAAACTATTTGCCACCCTGCGTCATGTAATTTATTCAAGTTGATAATTTCCACATTACCACTAATGCTTTCTGTTAATAAGTAAGGATAACTATTTGCTGATTGATAAATAGGAAAAAGATACTCTACTCCTGCTAAAATTAAAGGTGCTTTTTCATCTCTTAGTCTATGGTGTAAAGCCTGATCTATGGCATAACAAAATTGTAAAATATCTCTTTCGTGTTTTTCTCGATCCGGACTACCTTGTCCATGAATGGATCCTGGATGTTCAGCTGCTGATGCTCCTCCTCTGGGTATACCCACTCTGTGTTGCACACCCTTTTGTAATTCGTCTTCCAGGAGAATTTCTTCTAAACAGTGGGGCATATTTTCTACTACTAACTCCTGTAAACTATGTCCCGTACCAACAAAGAATTTCACATCTTTTTGACTCAGGGCTAAAACATAGAATTTACCATCGTTATTAATAAAATGCAGCAGAGGTTTCAGATGTAATTCTCTATTGACAACAACTAATTCAGGAAATTCACTGGGTAAACAATAGTAGCGAAACAAGTTGGGACTAATAAAAATTACTAGTCCTTGATTTTGGTGTTCCCAAAAATCAATTGTATCTAATTCCAGAGCTGGTCTAAGCAAATCTAAAACTTCCGTGTGTCTGATACCTAACGCTTCCAAATCTTGTTGGGCTTGGCGAATTAAATTTTTGAAACGAATAGGGTTTTGACGAGTCTCTGCCCCAGCTTTTTGAGTTGGCATGTATAGGGATACGGATGGAGACTGGGAATTTTCCACTAAGTTTTTGAGTTCGTCTAGGGATAATATCATAGGTTGAAAGAAAACAGCGGAGAAGATACGTTCATTTCAACTGCTTCTATGATGGATTTGCATCTTTCTCCAGGGAGGTGGAGAAGGTTAAACTAAAAAACCCAGGAGACTTAACTTGGTCTTCTGTGACATCTCTTCCCAAATTTAGGCACGTCTGTTAAAATTGTGTGGTGGTCAAATACTCCTATTAAAACCAGTTGAGTTACACCTAAATAATGGTGCATATTAAGCGGGTTGAACTTACTAATTTTAAATCCTTCGGTGGTACAACTTCTGTCCCCTTGCTACCGGGATGTACTGTCATTTCTGGTCCTAACGGTTCAGGTAAATCCAATATTCTGGACGCTTTACTATTTTGCTTAGGACTATCCAGCTCTAAGGGAATGCGTGCTGATAAACTACCTGATCTAGTCAACAACAATCAAACTGCTAAAGGGCGAAATTCTATTGAAGCCATTGTAACCGTCACCTTTGACATCTCTGATATGGTGTCACCTCCAGAAGAAGAGGTTATACAGATAAATGGACAAGAAAATAAGTCTTCCAGATTAACAGAATGGAGTGTGACTCGACGTTTACGGGTTAATTCCCAGGGTAGTTACACTTCTAACTATTACATCAATGGCGGTTCTTGTACTCTCACAGAATTACATGAGGAGTTAGAAAGATTAAGAATTTACCCTGAGGGTTATAATGTGGTGTTACAGGGTGATGTCACCAGCATTATCTCCATGAACGGAAAAGAAAGAAGAGAAATTATTGATGAATTAGCTGGTGTTGCAGCCTATGACAGAAAAATTAACCAGGCAAAAGGGACTCTAGAAGAAGTTAAAGAAAAAGAAGACAGCTGTAGAATTATTGAAAGTGAGTTAATTGCACAGCGAGATCGTCTATACCAAGATAAGCTAAAAGCAGAGAAATACCAGCAAATTAAAAAAGAGTTGCAAGAGAAACAGTCATGGGAATTGGTTTTGACTTGGCGCTCTCTCCAGTGCAAACAGGAACAATTGGCTAGGGATATTCAAGCTGGAGATGCAACATCTAATCAACTGACTGGGAGTTTAACTCAAACTAATCAAAACATCCAAGACCAAAATAGCCAATTGGACCAACTGAATATCCTTGTTAAATCTCTAGGGGAAGATCAGCTTTTAGCAGTTCAATCTACCCTTGCTAATCAAGAAGCTGAACGTAAACAACTATATAGACGACAAAATGAAATAGCATCTCATTTACAAGAGACAATCAAAAAACTCCATCAGACCCAAGGGGAAATAGAAGAATACCAGGCTGTTTTGCAACAAAATCAACAAGAATACTCTTTGGAGAGTTCAACTTTAAGCCAGCAGCAACAGGAACGGGAACAAACAAGATCCCAGTTGGAATCCCACCGTCAAGTTGCAGCGGAAATTGCTGCTGCTTCCGATTATTGGGTGCAACAACAATCATCTCTCAACCGTCAAATTGAGA from Cylindrospermopsis curvispora GIHE-G1 harbors:
- a CDS encoding baeRF7 domain-containing protein; translated protein: MILSLDELKNLVENSQSPSVSLYMPTQKAGAETRQNPIRFKNLIRQAQQDLEALGIRHTEVLDLLRPALELDTIDFWEHQNQGLVIFISPNLFRYYCLPSEFPELVVVNRELHLKPLLHFINNDGKFYVLALSQKDVKFFVGTGHSLQELVVENMPHCLEEILLEDELQKGVQHRVGIPRGGASAAEHPGSIHGQGSPDREKHERDILQFCYAIDQALHHRLRDEKAPLILAGVEYLFPIYQSANSYPYLLTESISGNVEIINLNKLHDAGWQIVSPLFQQDTIATLGLYEQLAGEGSNMATSDVKEIVSAAYFRRVDSLLVSIDDQKWGKFHPENMSVDLHTKREVYDQDMLDFAAIHTMLNGGNVYTLKAKDMPRGTKIAAIFRY